A single genomic interval of Astyanax mexicanus isolate ESR-SI-001 chromosome 4, AstMex3_surface, whole genome shotgun sequence harbors:
- the hes6 gene encoding transcription cofactor HES-6 gives MAPASRNSRSGPGRSEEDCYNIRGDRKTRKPLVEKKRRARINESLQELRILLADSDAQTKMENAEVLEMTVKRVESILQNRAKAADSMNREASERFAAGYIQCMHEVHTFVSSCPGIDAAVAADLLNHLLECMPLNSEERFQDVLTDLLSEPGHYGLWHSESPREITCSDSESGGSSSDLSLSPSGTSSDDLSSDGEDTASEHGQGASDNQDVRDLPISFCSKSMWRPW, from the exons ATGGCCCCGGCCTCTCGCAACAGCAGGAGCGGACCGGGCAGGAGCGAGGAGGACTGCTACAACATCAGAGGAGACAGAAAG ACGAGAAAGCCGCTGGTGGAGAAAAAGCGGAGAGCCCGCATCAACGAAAGTTTACAGGAGCTCAGGATCCTGCTAGCGGACTCGGAC GCTCAAACCAAGATGGAGAACGCAGAGGTGCTGGAAATGACTGTTAAACGTGTGGAGAGTATCCTACAGAACAGAGCTAAAG CAGCTGACAGCATGAACCGAGAGGCCAGCGAGCGCTTTGCTGCAGGCTACATCCAGTGCATGCACGAGGTCCATACGTTCGTGTCCAGCTGTCCAGGCATCGATGCGGCCGTGGCGGCAGACTTGCTGAACCACCTGCTGGAGTGCATGCCCCTGAATAGTGAGGAGCGTTTCCAGGATGTGCTTACTGATCTGCTGTCCGAGCCCGGTCACTATGGCCTTTGGCACAGCGAGTCCCCCAGAGAAATCACCTGCAGTGATTCAGAGAGTGGAGGAAGCTCATCTGACCTGTCCTTGTCACCCTCTGGGACATCCAGTGATGACCTGAGCTCGGACGGAGAGGACACCGCGAGCGAGCATGGCCAAGGGGCATCTGATAATCAAGATGTTCGAGACCTGCCCATCAGCTTCTGCTCCAAGTCCATGTGGAGACCTTGGTAA